A single Methylomonas sp. AM2-LC DNA region contains:
- a CDS encoding P-II family nitrogen regulator: MKLITAVVKPFKLDDVREALSEIGVSGVTVTEVKGFGRQKGHTELYRGAEYVVDFLPKAKVEVAVADSLLEQAVEAIVKVANTGKIGDGKIFVTDLEQVVRIRTGESGEEAL, encoded by the coding sequence ATGAAATTAATAACAGCGGTGGTTAAGCCTTTTAAGCTGGATGATGTAAGGGAAGCATTATCCGAAATAGGCGTGTCCGGCGTTACAGTTACTGAAGTAAAAGGTTTCGGGCGCCAAAAAGGGCATACCGAACTGTATCGTGGTGCAGAATACGTGGTTGATTTTTTGCCCAAGGCAAAAGTGGAAGTCGCCGTAGCCGATAGTTTACTTGAACAGGCTGTAGAAGCGATTGTTAAAGTCGCAAATACCGGCAAGATTGGTGATGGCAAAATCTTTGTTACCGATCTGGAACAGGTAGTCAGAATCAGAACCGGTGAATCCGGCGAAGAAGCGCTTTAA
- the pqqA gene encoding pyrroloquinoline quinone precursor peptide PqqA, which yields MKWEVPSYNDLRFGFEVTMYIFNR from the coding sequence ATGAAATGGGAAGTACCTAGCTACAACGATTTGCGTTTCGGATTTGAAGTAACGATGTATATTTTTAACCGTTAA
- a CDS encoding porin, whose translation MKRKSVSSKQLNSACAAGLLLFTATSACADGDWKNASGLMEASGYNINELNFFKNNNLKMGGWLETSISANDNARHDGFNGPVTFQDRTSELQLNQLNAFLQKSITASGDAFDWGGRFDVMFGSDSIFTQAYGNPSFNPHSGIPAPRGDWDLKLTGDRFYGLALPNAYAEFNLPMGEGLGVKIGHFYTPVGYEVVTSPDNFFVTKPYTMQYGEPFTHTGVLGSYTFNPNWSAIGGAVTGSATGGWDGNFNRNMSTWSFLGGGTWTSDDTGTSLNVTATAGPQADNNSSFWGLYSIVGKHNITDKLHLILQHDHGFANNVITGNGNIAVNNGASSNLQNAEWYGINSYLLYDVTDKLGAGIRAEWFRDNNGFRVNGPGRCGAGANTYGSGSSASPYNYACNSTAFVAYDLPSAGGYSQGSGYYELTAGMTYKPIKWLNLRPNVRFDYANTPAFAGGFQHTQVLFTADAVVTF comes from the coding sequence ATGAAACGAAAATCGGTATCATCCAAACAGCTGAACAGCGCCTGTGCTGCAGGACTGTTACTTTTCACAGCCACCTCCGCTTGCGCAGATGGCGACTGGAAAAATGCTTCCGGCCTGATGGAAGCCAGTGGTTATAATATTAATGAATTGAATTTTTTTAAAAACAATAACCTGAAAATGGGTGGTTGGCTGGAAACCAGTATCAGCGCTAATGATAATGCTCGCCACGACGGCTTTAATGGCCCAGTAACTTTTCAGGATCGCACCTCTGAATTGCAACTAAATCAGCTGAATGCTTTCTTACAAAAATCGATTACCGCCAGCGGCGATGCTTTCGATTGGGGTGGTCGTTTCGATGTTATGTTTGGTAGCGACTCTATATTCACTCAGGCATATGGCAATCCATCTTTCAACCCACACTCTGGAATACCAGCTCCACGAGGAGACTGGGATCTAAAACTAACTGGCGATAGATTTTATGGTTTAGCCTTGCCAAACGCCTATGCAGAATTCAACCTACCTATGGGTGAAGGTCTTGGCGTTAAAATCGGTCATTTTTACACACCTGTCGGCTATGAAGTAGTAACGTCACCAGACAATTTCTTCGTCACCAAACCCTATACCATGCAATATGGCGAGCCTTTCACGCACACTGGGGTATTGGGCAGTTATACATTTAATCCAAATTGGAGCGCAATTGGCGGTGCCGTTACAGGCAGCGCAACTGGTGGCTGGGATGGCAACTTTAATCGCAACATGTCAACCTGGTCATTCCTCGGTGGCGGCACTTGGACAAGCGACGACACAGGTACATCATTAAATGTAACAGCAACAGCAGGTCCCCAAGCAGATAACAATAGCAGCTTCTGGGGCTTATACAGTATCGTAGGTAAACATAATATTACTGACAAATTGCACCTTATCTTGCAACATGACCATGGTTTTGCAAATAATGTGATCACTGGCAATGGAAATATTGCTGTCAACAATGGAGCGAGTAGTAATCTTCAAAATGCCGAATGGTATGGCATAAACTCCTATTTGCTTTATGATGTAACTGACAAACTAGGCGCAGGTATTCGTGCAGAATGGTTCCGTGACAACAATGGTTTCCGAGTAAATGGTCCAGGTCGCTGCGGTGCAGGGGCAAACACATATGGCTCTGGATCTAGTGCCAGCCCCTATAACTATGCATGTAACAGCACAGCGTTTGTCGCTTATGATCTACCATCAGCAGGTGGTTACAGCCAGGGTAGTGGCTATTACGAGCTAACAGCGGGCATGACTTACAAACCTATCAAGTGGTTAAATCTGCGTCCAAACGTTCGCTTTGATTATGCAAACACACCTGCTTTTGCTGGTGGTTTTCAACATACTCAAGTCTTGTTTACGGCTGACGCGGTTGTCACCTTCTAA
- a CDS encoding P-II family nitrogen regulator → MKLITAIIKPFKLDDVREALSEIGVAGVTATEVKGFGRQKGHTELYRGAEYVVDFLPKVKLEIAVTDDIVNQAVETIVKAANTGKIGDGKIFITNLDQVIRIRTGEVGPEAI, encoded by the coding sequence ATGAAATTAATCACAGCGATTATCAAACCATTTAAATTGGATGATGTGCGGGAAGCACTATCAGAAATTGGCGTTGCCGGTGTAACTGCTACCGAAGTTAAGGGATTTGGCAGACAAAAAGGCCATACCGAGCTTTATAGAGGAGCTGAGTACGTGGTGGATTTTCTGCCTAAAGTTAAGTTGGAAATAGCGGTAACTGATGACATTGTTAATCAGGCCGTCGAAACTATCGTTAAAGCAGCAAATACTGGAAAAATTGGGGATGGTAAAATTTTTATTACCAATCTGGATCAAGTCATACGTATTAGAACTGGAGAGGTTGGCCCAGAAGCAATTTAA
- a CDS encoding formyltransferase family protein, producing MKFAITATDRFLGVFEAFVSAGWEPLKLFTVPMSHPLSNQQAVINFAQQQQAAIQLSRMSIRDLADLQSQGCEALIVASYDWKIHDWRPYLRYAVNFHSSPLPDGRGPYPACRAILENRPTWGITCHQVSSEIDQGDILASEHFPLQADECHESMDLKIQMAAKTLASRVARDFVPLWEQAQPQAAGHYWQKISFQDRCINFNQPVEQVLRHIRAYGSTESMANLNNNWFVVKRAVGWPEVHHFPPGHVVHVFNRTLVVAAVDGYLGLLDCEHVPAHIIATAMAN from the coding sequence ATGAAATTTGCCATAACTGCTACAGATCGTTTTCTTGGGGTGTTTGAAGCGTTTGTCAGCGCTGGCTGGGAACCGTTGAAACTATTTACCGTCCCCATGAGCCATCCGCTTTCCAATCAGCAGGCTGTGATTAATTTCGCCCAGCAACAACAGGCTGCAATTCAGTTATCGCGCATGAGTATCCGAGACTTGGCGGACTTGCAGAGCCAGGGTTGTGAAGCATTAATCGTCGCCAGCTATGATTGGAAAATACACGATTGGCGACCCTATTTACGCTATGCGGTCAATTTTCATTCGTCACCACTCCCAGATGGACGCGGCCCCTACCCTGCATGTCGCGCTATTTTAGAAAACCGCCCCACATGGGGGATTACTTGCCATCAAGTTTCATCAGAAATTGACCAGGGTGATATTCTGGCTTCCGAACACTTTCCGTTACAAGCGGATGAATGTCACGAAAGTATGGATTTGAAAATTCAAATGGCTGCCAAAACCTTGGCTAGCCGGGTGGCTAGAGACTTTGTGCCACTATGGGAACAAGCCCAGCCACAAGCTGCAGGTCACTATTGGCAAAAAATCAGCTTTCAAGATAGATGTATTAATTTTAATCAACCTGTCGAACAGGTTTTACGCCATATTCGCGCTTATGGCAGCACAGAAAGTATGGCGAATCTCAACAATAACTGGTTTGTGGTGAAAAGAGCAGTCGGCTGGCCGGAAGTACATCATTTCCCTCCGGGCCACGTAGTCCATGTTTTTAACAGAACACTAGTCGTAGCAGCGGTCGATGGCTATCTGGGGTTGCTGGATTGCGAACATGTTCCCGCGCATATTATTGCCACTGCCATGGCGAATTAG
- the glnA gene encoding glutamate--ammonia ligase codes for MSLVDNVLKMIQENDVKFVDFRFCDTRGKEQHVTFPAHTIDADTFEEGNMFDGSSIAGWKHINESDMILMPDPSTAVLDPFFDDKTLILRCDIIEPKDMQGYSRDPRSIAKRAEAYMQSTGIADTAFFGPENEFFIFDDVRWNSSMGGCSYQIDSEEAGWNSAKTYDNGNTGHRPGIKGGYFPVPPVDSFQDIRSAMCLVLEEIGQTVEVHHHEVATAGQCEIGVRFNTLVKKADEVLGLKYVIANIAHAYGKTATFMPKPLVGDNGSGMHVHQSLAKGGVNLFTGNLYGGLSEIALYYIGGIIKHAKALNAITNASTNSYKRLVPGFEAPVMLAYSARNRSASIRIPYVTNPKGRRIEVRFPDSTANPYLAFSAMLMAGLDGIQNKIHPGEAMDKDLYDLPPEEEKAIPQVAFSFDEALDALDKDREFLTKGGVFTDDVIDGYIALKKEDVTRLRMSTHPVELEMYYSL; via the coding sequence ATGTCACTAGTAGATAATGTACTAAAAATGATTCAGGAAAACGACGTAAAATTTGTTGATTTCCGTTTTTGCGATACCCGTGGCAAAGAACAACACGTTACTTTTCCTGCGCACACCATAGATGCTGATACTTTCGAAGAAGGTAACATGTTCGATGGTTCTTCTATCGCAGGTTGGAAACACATCAACGAATCCGACATGATTCTGATGCCAGACCCAAGCACAGCGGTTCTGGATCCCTTCTTTGATGACAAAACCCTGATTTTGCGTTGCGACATCATCGAACCTAAAGACATGCAAGGCTATAGCCGTGACCCACGTTCCATTGCAAAACGTGCGGAAGCCTATATGCAATCTACCGGCATCGCCGATACTGCATTCTTTGGCCCCGAAAATGAATTTTTTATATTTGATGATGTACGCTGGAACAGCAGCATGGGTGGCTGTTCTTATCAAATCGATTCCGAAGAAGCTGGCTGGAACTCTGCCAAAACCTATGACAACGGCAACACCGGCCACCGCCCAGGTATTAAAGGCGGCTATTTCCCCGTACCACCAGTCGACTCATTTCAGGATATTCGTTCTGCCATGTGCTTGGTACTGGAAGAAATTGGTCAAACCGTAGAAGTACATCACCACGAAGTAGCCACTGCGGGCCAATGTGAAATTGGCGTACGCTTCAACACACTGGTAAAAAAAGCTGACGAAGTTCTTGGCTTGAAATACGTCATTGCCAACATTGCACACGCTTATGGCAAAACAGCTACTTTTATGCCAAAACCATTGGTCGGTGACAACGGCAGCGGTATGCACGTTCACCAATCATTAGCTAAAGGCGGCGTTAACCTGTTTACTGGCAACCTGTATGGCGGCCTATCTGAAATCGCCCTGTATTACATTGGCGGTATCATTAAACACGCTAAAGCCCTTAACGCGATTACCAACGCCTCAACCAACAGCTACAAACGTTTAGTACCAGGTTTTGAAGCACCGGTAATGCTGGCTTATTCAGCGCGTAACCGTTCTGCATCTATCCGTATTCCTTACGTCACCAATCCTAAAGGTCGTCGTATCGAAGTACGTTTCCCTGATTCAACCGCTAATCCTTATCTGGCATTCAGCGCCATGTTAATGGCCGGTCTTGATGGTATCCAAAACAAAATTCACCCCGGTGAAGCAATGGATAAAGACTTATATGACTTGCCACCAGAAGAAGAAAAAGCCATCCCACAAGTTGCTTTCTCATTTGACGAAGCGCTGGATGCTTTGGATAAAGATCGTGAGTTCTTAACCAAAGGCGGCGTATTTACCGATGATGTTATTGATGGTTATATTGCTCTGAAAAAAGAAGACGTTACACGTCTGCGTATGAGCACTCATCCGGTTGAGCTGGAAATGTATTACAGCTTATAA
- a CDS encoding ammonium transporter produces the protein MKIIIMMGLLLMPTISSAQEINQANTAWVLTATALVLFMTLPGLSLFYAGLVRSKNVLSVMMQCFAITCLVSLLWLAGVYSFIFADGGELQNLIGGASKAFLPGMGTGALIGDIPESVFFMFQMTFAIITPALIVGAFAERMKFSAMLWFSGLWLIIVYMPICHWIWGNGWLAQLGVKDFAGGIVIHVNAGVAALVSALVLGSRNGFPTTQMAPHNMTMVVTGAGMLWFGWFGFNGGSALKADGSAGLAIAVTHIAAAAGSLTWMAIEWVRFGKPSVLGIVTGMVAGLGTITPASGYVGPLGGLVIGLIAGAACFCATQYIKRVLKIDDTLDVFPVHGVGGAIGSVLTGVFAAESLGGLGLNGVSIFQQVEIQLLGVLVTVVWSGLFSYLILKALDKFIGLRVSADEEVQGLDIALHEETGYYNL, from the coding sequence ATGAAAATAATAATAATGATGGGTTTGTTATTAATGCCCACAATAAGCTCAGCACAAGAAATTAATCAGGCTAACACTGCGTGGGTATTAACCGCTACAGCTCTGGTGTTATTTATGACCCTGCCTGGGTTATCGTTATTTTATGCCGGTTTGGTAAGAAGTAAAAACGTACTATCTGTCATGATGCAATGTTTTGCTATTACATGTCTGGTTTCCTTGTTATGGTTGGCTGGTGTATATAGTTTTATTTTTGCCGATGGTGGAGAGTTACAAAATCTTATTGGCGGAGCCAGTAAAGCTTTTCTGCCCGGTATGGGTACCGGTGCTTTGATTGGTGATATTCCTGAATCTGTGTTTTTTATGTTTCAGATGACGTTTGCCATTATTACCCCAGCCTTAATTGTTGGTGCATTTGCTGAGCGCATGAAATTTTCGGCGATGCTTTGGTTTAGCGGTTTATGGCTGATTATCGTGTATATGCCTATTTGTCATTGGATCTGGGGAAATGGTTGGCTGGCGCAACTTGGGGTAAAGGATTTTGCTGGTGGTATTGTCATACATGTTAATGCGGGAGTTGCCGCACTGGTTTCCGCCTTGGTATTGGGTTCCCGTAACGGTTTTCCTACCACGCAAATGGCTCCACATAATATGACCATGGTCGTTACCGGAGCGGGTATGTTGTGGTTTGGATGGTTTGGTTTTAATGGTGGTAGTGCTCTTAAAGCTGATGGCTCGGCGGGTTTGGCCATTGCTGTAACGCATATCGCTGCCGCAGCGGGTTCATTGACATGGATGGCCATAGAGTGGGTGCGATTTGGCAAACCCAGCGTGTTAGGTATTGTGACTGGTATGGTGGCAGGTCTAGGTACTATTACACCTGCATCGGGTTATGTTGGGCCTTTGGGGGGCTTGGTTATTGGGTTAATTGCGGGCGCTGCCTGCTTTTGTGCCACCCAATACATAAAACGCGTTTTAAAAATTGACGATACTTTGGATGTGTTTCCTGTACATGGCGTAGGTGGAGCAATCGGCTCGGTATTGACCGGCGTGTTTGCTGCAGAAAGTCTGGGCGGTTTGGGGCTTAATGGTGTATCCATATTTCAACAGGTGGAAATACAGTTACTAGGGGTACTGGTTACGGTAGTTTGGAGTGGTTTGTTTAGTTACCTGATTCTAAAAGCACTGGATAAATTTATAGGCTTACGTGTGAGTGCCGATGAAGAAGTACAGGGTCTGGACATTGCTCTGCATGAGGAAACCGGATATTACAACTTATAA
- a CDS encoding transglutaminase family protein gives MWLRTGCTINFDVSVPTPFILMLRPRSGDQQWVARESYTFNPSVLPLEYTDSYGNLCQRLIAQPGEFSIRTSADILTADNLDVCPGAPYVDVQHLPDHVLTYLLPTRYCESDRFIDLGQQIVNGVNPGYDQVAAINEWIRSNIRFNPDSMHFQLSAVEVNQQQEGVCRELAHLGIALCRGLCIPARMVVGYLYGLKPMDFHAWFEAYVGGRWYSFDPTQAQPVGGRVTIAYGRDAADVAVFTQFGPALYPLSMQVTVDKLVNGPE, from the coding sequence GTGTGGCTCCGCACTGGATGTACTATAAACTTTGATGTTTCAGTTCCAACGCCATTTATTCTAATGCTGAGACCACGTAGTGGTGATCAGCAATGGGTAGCAAGAGAATCATACACTTTTAATCCCAGTGTGCTGCCACTCGAATATACGGATAGTTATGGCAACCTCTGCCAAAGACTGATAGCCCAACCCGGTGAATTTAGCATCCGTACCTCGGCAGATATTCTAACTGCAGATAATCTGGATGTTTGTCCAGGCGCACCTTATGTTGATGTACAACATTTGCCCGACCATGTGTTGACGTACTTGTTACCAACCCGTTATTGTGAATCGGATAGATTTATAGACCTTGGTCAACAAATCGTAAATGGAGTAAACCCAGGTTACGATCAGGTTGCCGCCATTAACGAATGGATACGCAGTAATATTCGTTTCAACCCTGATTCTATGCATTTCCAGTTGTCCGCTGTTGAAGTGAATCAACAACAAGAAGGCGTGTGCCGAGAGCTGGCGCACCTAGGCATCGCTTTATGCAGAGGCTTGTGCATTCCCGCACGCATGGTCGTGGGTTATTTATATGGCCTAAAACCCATGGATTTCCATGCTTGGTTTGAAGCCTATGTAGGTGGTCGCTGGTATAGTTTTGATCCCACCCAAGCGCAACCAGTAGGTGGCAGGGTAACCATTGCCTATGGTCGTGACGCCGCTGATGTCGCAGTTTTTACACAATTCGGCCCCGCTCTGTATCCATTGAGCATGCAGGTAACTGTAGATAAATTGGTTAACGGCCCGGAATGA
- a CDS encoding inositol monophosphatase family protein, with protein sequence MPITLNELEKIVRAAGQVAMTYFGDLNTLAINKKSARDLVTDADVAVEQYLKSALADQCPEYGFWGEESGQSANQINRWIVDPIDGTHSFSKGQYFWSISVALEIAGNLQLGVVYAPALDDYYAAEAGQGSWKNGRPIHVSTETELANSMISTGFACLRSYLQENNLQRFCRIAQLTTGQRRFGSAALDLCLVADGQVDAFWEQELNLYDVAAGALIAREAGGSITDFTGQEGVFPKQILATNGKILAELLPLM encoded by the coding sequence ATGCCTATTACTCTGAATGAACTTGAAAAAATAGTACGTGCCGCCGGTCAGGTGGCAATGACTTATTTCGGGGATTTAAACACACTGGCCATCAATAAAAAAAGTGCTCGTGATTTAGTCACTGACGCTGATGTAGCTGTAGAGCAATATTTGAAGTCTGCGTTGGCTGATCAGTGTCCCGAATATGGTTTTTGGGGTGAGGAAAGCGGACAAAGTGCCAACCAGATTAACCGCTGGATCGTCGATCCAATTGATGGTACACATTCGTTTTCGAAAGGCCAGTATTTCTGGAGTATCAGTGTAGCGTTGGAGATTGCCGGTAATTTGCAGCTAGGAGTGGTGTATGCGCCAGCCCTGGATGACTATTACGCGGCAGAAGCAGGCCAGGGTAGTTGGAAAAATGGTCGCCCCATTCATGTTTCAACAGAAACCGAATTGGCTAATAGCATGATTTCTACTGGTTTTGCCTGCTTACGCTCTTATTTGCAAGAAAACAATTTACAGCGCTTTTGTCGTATTGCGCAACTGACCACCGGGCAACGGCGCTTCGGTTCCGCCGCGTTGGATTTATGTTTGGTAGCCGATGGTCAGGTTGATGCGTTTTGGGAGCAGGAGCTTAATTTGTATGATGTGGCTGCCGGGGCTTTGATAGCGCGAGAAGCGGGCGGCAGTATTACCGATTTTACTGGTCAGGAAGGTGTGTTTCCTAAACAAATTTTGGCTACTAACGGTAAGATATTGGCTGAGTTATTGCCATTAATGTGA
- a CDS encoding cytochrome c gives MKYKTSFSCLFAGILAFGYAGMASAETDNETDTSTTTTTQAQTLSFSPGSADIVVGGTLLVKATSTSGLNVVLSQDASTTKYCSFNQKTGFVTGLAIGNCKINATQKGNSSYAFAKAVLVIPVNLKLTQTINFGSAPKIVLGGSGVVTARASSGLPVVLTTKTPAICSVSGNTVKDLKAGLCTIAADQAGNTHYASAPEVTQSFNISQHVAGGGNGNEGGDGGNNSGGGNGNTAGGTKLPVTAPFNCSTLASSGNAADDGRRAYMRLNCVSCHGQDASGGMGPDIRDGGGDVAEAVNGEGAMPSFAGFLCPNDVVDLEAYLGSLSKTQKHLDWDVQFEKIVDGSTAAKPSNVVPGP, from the coding sequence ATGAAATATAAAACCAGTTTTTCATGCCTCTTTGCGGGCATCCTGGCCTTCGGGTATGCGGGGATGGCAAGTGCCGAAACCGACAACGAAACTGATACAAGTACAACGACAACCACGCAAGCTCAGACATTGTCTTTCAGTCCTGGCTCTGCTGATATTGTTGTGGGAGGAACCTTGTTGGTAAAAGCGACTTCTACCTCTGGCCTCAATGTCGTGCTCTCGCAAGACGCATCCACAACGAAATACTGTTCGTTCAATCAGAAAACCGGATTTGTCACCGGTTTGGCTATAGGTAATTGCAAGATTAATGCTACTCAGAAAGGGAATTCTAGTTACGCTTTTGCCAAGGCGGTTCTAGTCATACCGGTCAATCTAAAACTGACGCAGACCATCAATTTCGGTAGCGCACCCAAAATTGTTTTGGGTGGTAGCGGGGTTGTGACGGCGAGAGCCAGTTCTGGGTTGCCAGTCGTTCTGACAACAAAGACGCCAGCAATCTGTTCTGTCAGTGGCAATACTGTGAAAGACTTAAAAGCTGGTTTATGTACGATTGCTGCAGATCAAGCCGGGAATACCCACTATGCATCAGCCCCAGAGGTGACCCAAAGTTTTAATATATCTCAGCATGTTGCTGGCGGTGGTAACGGTAATGAAGGGGGTGATGGTGGAAATAATAGCGGCGGCGGTAATGGTAATACTGCGGGTGGCACCAAGCTCCCTGTTACGGCCCCTTTCAATTGCAGCACTCTGGCATCAAGCGGAAACGCAGCAGATGATGGACGTCGTGCCTATATGCGCCTAAATTGTGTATCTTGCCACGGACAGGATGCTTCGGGGGGTATGGGGCCGGATATTAGGGATGGCGGAGGTGATGTTGCTGAGGCTGTGAATGGCGAAGGAGCCATGCCCTCATTTGCGGGTTTTCTGTGTCCTAACGATGTTGTGGATCTTGAGGCTTACCTAGGCAGCCTATCCAAAACGCAAAAGCATCTTGACTGGGATGTTCAGTTTGAAAAGATTGTGGACGGATCAACTGCAGCTAAACCGAGTAATGTGGTACCAGGCCCTTAA
- a CDS encoding phosphoribosylaminoimidazolesuccinocarboxamide synthase, translating to MNATAALYESNIPHLKLLARGKVRDMYEIDDQHLLIVTTDRMSAFDVILPDPIPGKGRVLTQVSNFWFEKMQDIIPNHLCNSPTLADVVPDSAIRQPLEGRSIVVKRLKPLPVEAIVRGYLIGSGWKDYQKTGEVCGIRLPAGLQQAQQLPEPIYTPSSKAEAGVHDENISFADSVALMGQDIAEKVRVTSLKIYSAAAEYARQRGIIIADTKFEFGLDAHDELYLIDEALTPDSSRFWPVEQYQVGISPPSFDKQYLRDYLETLDWNKTAPGPKLPAEVSAKCGEKYQEAQFKLLGA from the coding sequence ATGAATGCCACAGCAGCGCTTTACGAATCGAATATACCGCATTTAAAACTTTTAGCGCGCGGCAAAGTGCGCGATATGTATGAAATAGACGATCAGCATCTGCTAATAGTGACTACCGATCGTATGTCAGCCTTTGATGTTATTCTCCCAGATCCAATTCCAGGTAAAGGGCGTGTTTTAACTCAGGTTTCCAATTTTTGGTTTGAAAAAATGCAGGATATTATTCCTAATCATCTCTGTAACTCACCAACCTTAGCCGATGTTGTACCCGATAGCGCGATTCGTCAACCTCTGGAAGGGCGCTCTATTGTGGTTAAACGCTTGAAACCGTTGCCAGTGGAAGCTATTGTGCGAGGTTATCTGATTGGTTCTGGCTGGAAAGATTATCAAAAAACCGGGGAAGTATGTGGTATCCGTTTGCCTGCTGGTTTGCAACAAGCCCAGCAATTGCCCGAGCCTATTTATACGCCTTCCAGTAAGGCAGAAGCAGGTGTGCATGACGAAAATATTAGTTTTGCGGATAGCGTAGCGCTGATGGGGCAGGATATTGCCGAAAAAGTTCGTGTAACCAGTTTAAAAATTTATAGTGCGGCTGCCGAATATGCACGCCAGCGCGGTATTATTATTGCCGATACTAAATTTGAATTTGGTTTGGATGCTCATGACGAGTTATATTTGATTGACGAAGCGTTAACACCAGACTCCTCACGTTTTTGGCCTGTCGAACAGTATCAAGTGGGTATCAGCCCACCCAGTTTTGATAAACAATATTTGCGCGATTACCTAGAAACTTTGGATTGGAATAAAACTGCGCCCGGCCCCAAATTACCAGCAGAAGTAAGTGCTAAATGTGGGGAAAAATATCAGGAAGCGCAGTTTAAATTGCTGGGAGCCTAA
- a CDS encoding ammonium transporter, giving the protein MALAVYSGVCSAEDVAAPTINKGDTAWVMISTVLVILMVIPGLALFYGGMVRAKNMLSILMQVFVIFALTSILWAVYGYSIAFTEGNAFYGGLSKLFLKGVTPDSMAATFSKGVAIPEYAYIAFQLTFSAITPALIIGAFAERVKFSAILVFTIIWFTFSYLPIAHMVWYWTGPDAYTDAAAAEKATATAGFIFQKGALDFAGGTVVHINAGIAGLVGCLVVGKRIGFKKESFAPHSVTMSMIGASLLWVGWFGFNVGSNLEANGLATLVFVNTLLATAAATLSWVAAEWVARGKPSMLGGASGAVAGLVAITPACGWAGPMGSIFLGLAVGVICFWSVSSLKNLLGYDDSLDAFGVHCVGGIFGALGTAVVANPAFGGTGVWDYVANAVAEYNFSAQLTSQVWGVGISLVWSSVVSFIAFKLIDITIGLRVTEMVEREGLDLNEHGESAYHS; this is encoded by the coding sequence ATGGCATTGGCTGTTTATTCCGGCGTTTGTTCTGCAGAAGATGTAGCTGCACCCACTATTAATAAAGGTGATACTGCTTGGGTAATGATCTCAACAGTATTGGTTATATTAATGGTAATTCCTGGATTGGCTTTATTTTATGGCGGTATGGTAAGAGCCAAAAATATGCTGTCTATTTTGATGCAAGTGTTTGTTATTTTTGCTTTAACCTCAATTTTATGGGCTGTCTATGGTTACAGTATTGCCTTTACAGAAGGTAATGCGTTTTATGGTGGCTTAAGTAAGTTATTCCTAAAAGGAGTAACACCTGACTCAATGGCTGCAACCTTTAGTAAAGGTGTTGCCATCCCTGAGTATGCTTATATCGCATTCCAGTTAACTTTTTCCGCGATTACACCTGCATTAATAATTGGTGCTTTTGCTGAGCGGGTTAAATTTTCTGCCATCCTGGTATTTACCATTATATGGTTTACATTTTCTTATTTGCCCATTGCGCATATGGTTTGGTATTGGACTGGTCCTGATGCTTATACCGATGCTGCTGCTGCCGAGAAAGCGACAGCCACTGCTGGTTTTATTTTTCAGAAAGGCGCATTGGACTTTGCGGGTGGTACCGTTGTACATATCAACGCCGGTATTGCTGGTTTAGTTGGCTGCTTGGTTGTGGGCAAACGTATTGGCTTTAAAAAAGAGTCTTTTGCGCCACATAGCGTTACTATGAGTATGATTGGTGCTTCTTTATTGTGGGTAGGCTGGTTTGGCTTTAACGTAGGATCCAATTTGGAAGCTAATGGTTTGGCAACATTAGTGTTCGTAAACACCTTGTTAGCAACTGCTGCAGCCACCTTGTCTTGGGTTGCTGCTGAATGGGTGGCGCGTGGCAAACCGAGTATGTTAGGTGGTGCTTCTGGTGCCGTAGCTGGTCTGGTTGCCATCACCCCTGCTTGTGGATGGGCTGGCCCTATGGGCTCCATTTTTCTGGGGCTGGCTGTCGGTGTGATTTGTTTCTGGTCTGTCAGCAGTTTGAAAAACCTGCTGGGTTATGATGATTCACTGGATGCGTTTGGTGTACACTGTGTAGGTGGTATCTTTGGCGCATTAGGTACTGCAGTGGTTGCCAACCCTGCGTTTGGCGGTACTGGCGTTTGGGACTATGTCGCTAATGCTGTAGCTGAATATAATTTTTCTGCACAATTAACCAGTCAAGTCTGGGGTGTGGGTATTTCTCTGGTCTGGTCGTCTGTGGTCTCCTTTATAGCTTTTAAACTGATTGATATCACTATCGGCTTGAGAGTGACAGAAATGGTTGAACGTGAAGGTCTCGATCTTAACGAACACGGCGAATCAGCTTATCATTCATAA